The Solenopsis invicta isolate M01_SB chromosome 12, UNIL_Sinv_3.0, whole genome shotgun sequence genome window below encodes:
- the LOC120359296 gene encoding succinate dehydrogenase [ubiquinone] iron-sulfur subunit-like — protein sequence MHAAVSRFWSRGLAHVRGSRLSTSVKKTTTELDAAVAAEVTSIAECKTSLKEKKVVPKLQIVRVYRWNPETPNVKPYMQQFSVDLNKCGTMVLDVLTCIKAQHDPTLSFRRSCREGICGCCAMNINGVNTLACITKIKESPQPLIIYPLPHTYVIRDLIPDMGQFLEQFRKIDPYLKRPAEDDFLGYRQILQSSRDRSKLDGLYECIMCACCTYSCPPYWWLGDKYLGPAVLLQAYRWVIDSRDMAHEERLAKLRDFYSVYRCHTIFNCTKTCPKGLNPGKAIAQLKRLLAGLTKKEKPDLETPLPNPCNGEEQYLCRKE from the exons ATGCACGCTGCTGTGAGCCGCTTCTGGTCGCGTGGACTCGCGCATGTTCGCGGATCGAGGTTGTCGACATCGGTCAAGAAGACCACGACCGAGCTGgacgcggcggtggcggcggaggTCACGAGCATTGCGGAGTGCAAAACGTCTTTAAAA GAGAAAAAAGTTGTACCGAAGCTACAAATTGTACGCGTATATCGATGGAATCCGGAAACGCCAAACGTAAAGCCATATATGCAGCAATTCAGCGTGGATTTGAACAAGTGCGGCACGATGGTGCTGGATGTGTTGACGTGTATCAAAGCGCAGCACGATCCGACGTTGTCCTTCCGGAGATCCTGTCGCGAGGGCATCTGCGGATGTTGCGCGATGAATATAAACGGCGTGAACACCTTGGCTTGTATAAC AAAGATAAAAGAATCTCCGCAACCGCTGATCATCTATCCTCTACCGCACACGTACGTGATTCGCGACTTGATACCGGACATGGGGCAGTTCCTGGAACAATTCCGGAAAATCGATCCATATTTAAAGCGACCAGCTGAGGACGACTTCCTCGGTTATCGGCAAATTCTGCAAAGCTCAAGGGATAGAAGCAAACTTGACGGTTTGTACGAGTGTATAATGTGCGCATGTTGCACATACTCGTGTCCTCCTTACTGGTGGCTCGGCGACAAGTACTTAGGGCCTGCAGTGTTACTGCAG GCATACAGGTGGGTGATAGATTCGCGAGATATGGCACATGAGGAGCGACTAGCGAAGCTGCGAGATTTCTATTCAGTTTATCGATGTCACACTATCTTTAATTGCACCAAGACGTGTCCAAAG GGTCTAAATCCGGGAAAAGCAATAGCGCAATTAAAACGTCTACTGGCCGGACTTACGAAGAAAGAGAAACCAGACCTTGAAACACCACTTCCGAATCCCTGCAATGGTGAAGAGCAATATTTATGcagaaaggaataa